The nucleotide window ATTGTTTCAGCTGCTGGTTCTGACCAAGCAACAGTAGTTCGAGATATTGCTTCTGatgaaaattattatatatcGGTGGTGCAAATTAGCAAGATAATAATGCCCTCAGGCTTAAATTCACCATCTTCATCACCTTCTCCATCAGTACCTTCACCTTCTCCATCAGTACCTTCACCTTCTTCGTCAGTACCTTCACCTTCTCCATCATCTCCTCTTTCATCACCTACTTCATCAACTCTCAATATAACCAAAATTCTAAACGACTATCCAGATTTCAACCAATTCAATAGTTACCTGACCGACACCCAAGTTTGTGACCAGATTAATGTACGCAGATCCATCACAGTCTTTGTGGTCAACAACGCTGCCATGTCCTATTTAGTTGGAAAATCCAACCAGGTTAAGAAAATGTTACTAAGCCTTCACGTTGTTACGGACTACTATACCTTTGATAAGTTTAAAAGCTTCCCTAACTCCCAAACCACTCAACTGACAACATTGCTCCAAGATACTTTCCAATCGATTGGCTTTGAAGGTTTGTTGAATGCCACAAATGGGGACACAGTCTCGATTGTTTCTGCTGCTGGCTCTGAGAAAGCAAAGGTTGTTAAAGATATATTTACGGAGAACTTGAAACTATCAGTCGTGCAAATAAGCAATCTAATTATTCCTTCAGACTCGAATAGTTCACCTTCTTCATTAGTACCATCTTCATCTCCATTTCCTTCTCCGTCAATACCATCTCCATCTCCTTCATCTCATTCTCCATCAACCTCAACACCATTTCCTTCCCCTCATCCTCTACCACCATCAGGTCATTTTGACATCACCAAAATTCTAAGCGACAACCCAGATTTTAGCCTCTTCAGCACCTACTTGACTCAAACCCAAGTTGCTAACCAAGTCAATGAACGGAAAACCATGACAGTCTTCGTGGTCAACAATGATGCAATGGCCTCTTTAATCAACAAACCCATGGAGATCAAGAAAAAAGTATTAAGCCTTCATGTTATCATGGACTACTACACTGTCCAAAGTTTCCACAACTTGCCTGCTTCACTGACTATTCGAATAAAAACACTGCTCCAAGTTATTGACCGACCAAGTGGCCTACAAGGCTTGGTGAATGTTACAAATGGGGACACAATCACAATTGTTTCAACTGCTGGTTCTGACCAAGCAGTGGTTGTTCGAGATGTTGCTATTGATGAACATTCTTACATATCAGTGGTGCAAATTAGTAATATAATATTCCCCTCAAGCTTTATAGCCTCAACCCCCTCGCCTTCTTCAACCCCAGGTAAGGCACGATCTGCTGCACCAGTCCAGGCTCCATCTGGCAGCCCTGCACCTGAGGCACCAAAGCATGGTGAAGCTCCATCACCATCAAATGTAGCACCACCTAACGCACCAAAGCAAGGTGAAGGTCCACCATCATCAAATGCAGCACCACCCAACGCACCAAAACAAGGGGAAACTTCATCACCATTAAATGCAACATCACCCGTGGAACCAAAGCAAGGGGAAACTCCACCAGCATCAAATGCAACGGCACCCGGTGCTCCAAAGCAAAGGGAAACGATACCATCATTAAATGCAACAGCACCTGAGACACTAAATCAAGGCGAAGCTCCATCAATAAATGCACCAGCATCTAATGTACCACCGAGTTCGGATGTTGCACCCAGCTCAGAGAGTACTTTACAGGGTACAACAACAGCTGCTCCTGCCCCATCTGGGAGTCCTGCAAGGTTTTCCGTTGACTGTGTTTTGTTTATAACTACAATTTTGGTAACTATTTATTCTTTGACTTGCATCAGACTGACTTGAGGTGCAAGAAAAGTGTGGTTCATGATCTTAGAATAAGGACGAAGAATCGCATGGCAAAGCAAACATGTGATTGAAATTTGTTCTTGGTGGATAAACGATACACATAAGCTGCAAAAAATGTGTGCAGCTCTCAGTTGTATTGTGTTAATTAGTTTCTAGAGTTGGAGTTAGTCATTTTTGTAGTTGATTGTATAAATTTTGGCTTTGTTTTGCAAGAAACAAAGCGCTTTAGCAATAAAATTTGTTCATTGCtttccatttttctttgctAACTTTTCAATGGTTCAGAATTCAGAGCTTGATTTTCTACTTTTCGTGATTTTCAATGGATCAACAACTagtcatttgaggaattgaaaTCAATTCTAAAACTGAACCAACTTTTGGTTCTGGGGTCCGGTCACCAGAAGTTGCTGCTATGCTTTATCATCGAGCACCCTACTAGTGCCCACCCTTCTATTTGTAACAAAGGCCATAAGAGGAGTCTAGGTTGATTGACTCATTGCGGTCAGGAGCTTTTGCCATCTGCGGTCATGAGCTTTTTCCATTTACGGTCTCTTTGTTATTGTTTTAcaaaatgatttttaattataaatttgtTCTTTACAAAATGATAGTTTTATTCGATAATGATATtttgcaaaagaaaaataaaagtagaAATATGTTtggtaattaaatttaaaatgtaaAACTTTGGAgttgtttgataaccatttcgttttcacttttcaacaaaataaaattcaaactaAAAGCCATACTTGAAAAAACTCTTAAAAGTTGCAGCTGTTTATAAcaatttgttttcaattttgaaaaaataaataaaatataacacTAAAAATGGAaagccaaaatttgaaaacttaaaaaatgtCGCAACTGTTTAATAACCATTTCATTTGACTGAAAACTCGTTTTGTAACTGTACaatcagtttcaagtgtttccAAACTTTGGCTTTCAATTTTGAAAGCTAAAGACTAAATTAAAGTAGTTACTAAAagagttttctttttaattaaatgaaaactgaaaatttaaaactaaaaaaataaatcgAGCCTCGTTCTGTTAATGAATGTTGTCTTATAACAGATTGGTCTAACTAGAAACATGCAATCTTATTCAAACTTGATTCTTTAGCAAAACGAAACACAAAGTTTTTTGGCCTGTAGTTTTAACACCTCCAAAATGTGAAGCTAGTTGGATACAAATCGGTTTTCATAAGGAAGCATagtgagaagaatgaaattgtAAAACCCTGtcccaaatatataaaaatctaTTCTTAAAGGAACTATAAAAATTACATTTCCCCCTTACTTTCTACTCTATCCGGATCCCCCTTTTTGGATTCCCTAAGGTTCTCTTCCTTTCTCTACCTACCACGTGGCAAATCATTGtccctctcttctttctctttttatctCCCCGAGTCACTCTCTCGGATCTCTCTCATTCTCACAAACCTCTCCCTCTTTCACTATTCTCTCATTCCCGGTGACACACCCATCCACACACCCAAACACCCATACCCGATGAAACACGACAACACCACCATTACCATGGTGGATCTTCTTTCCCTCTTCCTCGTCTCTGTGAAGCACAGAGAAATTGAGAACCCAGGTTCGACGAGCCCAGAATCATGCCGACTCGAGCTACTTCATGGTGTATCGTAGGTACGAAACTCTTCCCCTCGTCTCTATGTTCAATTTCGTAGGATCGGAGGGTAAAATGGTGAGACAGAGTTAGCCGAAGCTCGGAAGGCTTCGGCCTTCTTTCCAGATGAAAAACGGGTCAACAACCCAAACCCAAAAAGACCCAGGCCCTCGGCCCGTTTAACCCTAAACCCAACCAAAAAACCCTTGGGTCAGGCTTTCAAGCCCAAGCCTGGTTGTACCAACCTAGGGCCTTCGACCCGTTGAACCCATGACCTTTTTCCCCTAGGCCGGGTTACCAACCTAATACCCTAGGCCCAAGCCTAGACCTGGATTCAACCCAACCCAGTCGAATCCCAGGAACCCAAGCCGCACGTGGGCCTCCACGTGGGAGTGCGTAAAGGTCTACCAATGTCGGCATGTGGAGCACACTCACCGCCATTCACGGCGACATTGGTGAATTTTTCCATCAAATTTCCAGCGATCCACGGCGGTGCGTGGGGGTACCTAAGGTTCCCATTTATGTTTTTCGACGTCCTAAATCTGTTCTGACGTTTGTTTCCTGAAATTCAATCGTTATGattgagttttattaattggactctttatgtgcttaggtgcgacTATTAGTGGCGATTTGATCCTTCCTATTTCGCATAACTCATCGACGACGgagtatttgtgagtggacccttttTAAAATGCacgttttaatagtagaaatgcatatataaaaaagcatgatttaatggttacgttttatgagtatattagatttacactttataattatcatgctttactgataatattttggaataccatactttatcgaagttatgttctttgtagtatatatgatggatgactatatagtatttatgaacatgtttttacactcTTTGTATTATATATGATgaatgactatatactatgaagatgttttgagatatatgtacgtatattggaaagattatattcaatgttttgcgcttatctagtggtcactgttCTACCTATGGGTGATGATACTTATTGGCCTACGAGTCGAGTGATGTAGGGGCCTACGGGTCGGATGATGTAGGGGCCTACGGTCGGGTGATGTAGGAGCCTACGGGTcggaagatatttatatatttggcCTACGGGTCGAGTGATGTAGGGGCCTATGGGTCGATTATGATACCAAGTTAGCAcattatatatgatatatgttttatgaagttttatggcatgctagggttttcggaaaacctactacttattatgctatatgagttttcataaaactttgggggttagtatgttgatgaataactgttttagtattatatatatatatatatatatatatatatatatatatatatatatatatatatatcaacttggtccactcatgtttgttttacgCCTTCTTAGGACATAGGAACGAGGCATACGATCCGAgttacgaggcattcccctaccagtgatTCCGTACCATCTTCTCTGCCTTGACATTACTTGTAATAACACCTTCTGCTTGTATTCTGAATTAGATGTATACTCTGAAtatgtcatgcattatcactaTGGTTTCAATGTTGTCAAttgaatattatattattttggttAGTTCGAgcgaaatttatatgcatgtttcacatgttcTCAGCATATACACTCATTAAATGACTTTCGTTACCCTCGGGTATCGGCCAACACGTGGCCATCCCGATGTCCAAAGGACATCGGGATCAAGGCGTGTCAGAAATAGTCAACCTCATTGTGCAAGACATCTTTAAATTCTCTGGGGTTGGTTGCGAGGAGACCTATTCCCTATAGTGGACGTCATAACATGCAGCAACCTTATCAGTTTAGTAGTTccaaaaaactgaatatgcaactTATGGAGGTAGTAACCAGTGGCGAAGGCAGGTTTGGTAGAAGGGAGGGGCGAAATTCAAAAGTGTGCAAAGTTCAATCAAAGCGATTGCTTTCGCATTGAAAAGTGCATAGTTTTGACAATATTCATAGCAGAAAACACTCTATCACCAGAGCGGTTGTAAGCGGGAGTAATGTTAGGGATGTcgaaattttaaaccaaatttgcaaaataaatgatgtgtcacaaataggaaataaacatgttaatcaacacctaactaataatccaatcatcattTGGTTtccgaatttggtttaaaaattttggtTCATCTAGCATTATCCTATAAGCGGTAACATCAAAACCAATGTAAGAAGCTTAAATTGGCTAAGATTAAGTTCTGAAAGATGTTAGGGTGCTAGCTGGGGGTGGGTTAGCATCTAGCGCCTAAGCAAGATCTAGACGAAAGCATAAGCGGACTAggcgaatttaaattaatttattatacATCGTATGAATAAACATTAAGTagtatttatgttattttttataataataatacaatatttatatataatgtgaATTTAAGGTAAATATAGTGGGGATtttaaaagagaaaagaaaaaagaaaactggAAAATAAAACTTACAAGAATAAATAAAGCATTAGTAAAAAGGGTACAAACCAAAAAAAGGTGGGGTcaaaagagatgaaaaaaaaggaaaaaaatggttAAACGAGAAAAGGTGGGGTCATAAGAGAATagaaaagtgaaaaatgggtaAACAAACGGGTGGGGGTCAAAACTTTTGCCAAACGATGCCATATAGGAAGAACAGATGAAGGCTTCATCTTCTTCGCATGTTTCGGTCCTCCACTTtgcaactatttttttttttttttcatattccgttcaccaaaaattaaaacacaagAGACATCAACGCACCAGTGTAAAGCCGCTACACAACCAAACCCAGAAATTCAGCAAATTTAAAGAGCAGAGGGGCGGAATCCTTACTCTTGGTGGAGATTTCAGACGAGAGGAGAGGCGACCGCCCCTCCTTGCCCCTGTGTAGCTTCGCCAGTGGTGGTAACCACGTATCTCTATGGGTAAATTATCAGAAGCTTATTCAAAGTCACTACCAAGGTTAAATtttcagaagcttgtttaaAAAATTGGTATGTGTAAATTATCTGAATTGCAATGTTTGTAGTTCTCAGGAcgagttttgtcaaactcagtGAAAGTATATCCTAAAATATATTCATTTGACCATAATGTACctttttttgataaaaatcaTTTTATCCCATTGGGATTGTGTTGCCTGATGAGATTTTGATGATGCACTCATTCTGTGTTGGTCATACCCTTTTGTGCTTCCTACTTGTCCTAAAGATGTTAAGTGTTGACATATTGCTTTGACTCAATTTTCTTcttaaattatgggttttgtcacatcttgggttttaccattACCAGATTTTGTGAGACTAACTCTTATATGCATTCCCTATTTGAGACTTACATTTGCTATATGTGTCGACTAAACGAGACGATTTCATTAACTGCGTCTAGATCATCCATGGAAATCTACGCCGATTACTTAAGTAATACATACTCAAGTGGGAGTGTTGCAGTTCTAATTTAATAAGGAATGTGATTATGTTGATCATAATATACTGTTTTTAAGATTATCTTTTAGATGTTTCCTATTAACTTTCGCCTAATATATATGGCAAATAAGCTATTtgtactataaataaaggcacaagtgATGAGAAAGATCCTCAAATAAATTTCCCAACTCTctgtttttctctctttccaTGTGCCGCACCCTCTCCTCTTCCCTCactaaaataggctacaacaagGATCATTTTTAAGAAgagaaaaaactttttttttactacCTACCACATTGAAATGCTAATAAATTTCTAACAAAGGTTGATTTAGTTGATAAGGATCACTCTCTTTGTTAGACCAAGGTTTAGGTTCGAGTTCTGCTGCTGGCAATCTTCCTTAGTGAGCACtctgtaaaaaccaaaaaagaaggTTAAGACCCCTCTATAAGTCCTTCAAAAGGCTTGTGTTATGGACTGACTTTGAGATGTGAGAGCTTTCCCTCCACCTAAACTTTTTGTTATTGAAAAATATGCTAATAAATTATGCTATCTTATTTTTGACAAACTGTGAATAGTCTACACTAATTCATGTAAATTATAGGAAAGAAAAGAGTTGAATCTAAGACGCAATAGGTTGTAGAAGAAAGCCTTATCTACTTAGGCAATCCACTAGTTgcaaattaattaaagcactTTTGTGTTCATGTATTAGCGTCTATTAGTTGTTGACACAGCTAATACGATGCCCACTTCTAGATGGTAATCAGACCATATGACCTACTCAATTTTAGTCTAACACAAATCTCACCCCAATGAAACTAACCCAACATTTAAATCTTCAGGATTTGCTTGCTTGCTTTATTACACGATGGTGGTTATAGGAGGGTAAAATGTCTCTGTGAATTTTTTAATCCTGCAAAGGTGGATTGCTATGACAAAGTCGCTAACttgtcatttttttataaaggaaAAATGGAACTTTGTCTTAGAGCAAAATTAGGTGAGAATTAACTCGGTTTTGAATTGGCTGCATAGACAATTAAAGtacgagaaatttttaattatgacaggaacacggatggtacaccacgtgtttttatgcaagtggtggaaaattttaatttttaagttattaaccttttaacacacataacccacaatttatataagaacacatgatgtaccatctcgtgtaacggtcatattgaaaaatctctctttaAAGTACGCCTATCTGCTCAGATATAATATTGGGTTGAATTGTAAAAGTTTTTATGATCCCAATAGTAATATGAACTATTGAAATACTTTTCCTAATacgatatatttacattaaatGGTGGGAGGAATAAATTAGTTTCAAACTCGTCATTCGTGtcacttaatattacggtctagtaatattcatttttacttgtaagtgagaggtcttatgttgGATTCTtgccaaaaacgaatttgaaccacattattgttaacctattgtgaggctaaagaGCACTTCCACCTCTAAAAGCCCATTGAGCAATAGGCAATTCAATCCTTCCCAgtgtgaacagtaactgcccaatgcatctccacccttaaaCTTCCACCCAAGTAAACGATAATTatcttaaatgaatagtaattgccAAGTGCATCTTCACTCATAAACTGAATATTGGTTGAAAGATAataaaagataattttatttttaattttggataataataacaaattggttgaaagtatttgaaaatattgaaatgtggtgtaaagtGGAAGAACATGATtaagtatttatagaaaagtaatattttttttgtatttttaattaattctgatatttttaactatttttctataatatttttaattaaattttataattttttttaattgtgctTGACATTAGTCTTACTTCACATGACCTAAAAGCATAGTttgaaatattaataatattgacgaaatatcgaggatatttcggttttttcgaatcacggatatttcggaacatatccatgtacatatcgtacaaatatcgaaaaatatcgatgtcgataatttcgctcacacttcagtaatattttgtcaaaatatctgtgtaatatcgctaaaatatcGAAACTATTGATgtaaaagaagggaaaaaaaaaagaaaaagaagaaaaaaagggaaaaaagggaggaaaaaaaaacacaaaggggatttgaacccctcccattttacttctctaACACCGTAACCACCATAAatcacttatgttttagtgataacatgctaaaatatttatatttatataagtggcatgttaacaattatatgcaaaactattttggggatttatcatttgatgaatactctttacaataaacttactctacacatagagatgatgaagatagtgaaaattttgaacctcataggaactttatgtggtacaaatcactcatgtatcttaccatgcaatgtataaagtgtaaaatattgtagtaaatcattatatataaatgattatggtgcgtttaatctttttttcattaattactacatattttctacactcacagtgtttgccagctcgttgtataatcaacttaaatcagttaaatccatcatgtaatgcatttccttctaattttttttgataaactaatagataattgactaaataaacattttccaaagtttcaataaaaatttccaagtttttcttacaatttcggtgatttttattcaatttttatcgatatcgataatatcatgatatttctatcgaaatttctATGTTTCTGAACTATCGATATTTTCaatatcattgatattttataCCATGCCTAAGAGTTAGGTCAGTCGATTTTTGAATCAGCTCAACTAGGCTCCCCAGGAGGCCAGTGGATTCAAATGGGCTGGAGGAATTTTGGAAGGGGGGGGGAGGTGAATTAATCCACCATCCCCTACGAGATTTGAAAGGGGTGAAAGTGGGTGGAAGTGCTTTAAATTCATCCATTTTAACTTATTGTAGATAATATAAAGATTGAACTCATCATTTATAAGATTTGAACTTAATACATCtcttctaaatatagaaaaataaaactacTCAAAGCGATTTCTTACGAACGACTAAGATTAGCTGGTCCATAGGCTTCGCACATAAAGTTTCTGAGAGGATCCGAGTCAGTGTATAAAGTTATAACAAAtggaaagaattttttttttttaatttattaaaaaacaatataaggAAACCGAAAGAAAATTTTCTTTGAGAATAGTATTGAATATACCAGATTACCCtttagggggtgtattcaattgagaatgtgagaaattttaatggatttttatggagtttaattgatttgtagagattccatataaaattttgattcaattcccttgaaatctcatgggaagaggtgagatttgtagatacttaaaatacactacgaaatctctctaattctctctaattcctcaactttcttaaattctttcaaatcaatttctaattgaatacagctggaatgttataaacttctttaaaattctaattgaatacacccagatttctaaggattttaataaactatcttaaaattctaattgaatacacttaaaatttcagagaatcacttaaaatcctgattgaatacccctagattcattaaaaaatttaaaatcccttaaaatctcaattgaatacaccccttaTTTTGGACCGAAAGCGTAAAAAGTTGGATAATATCGCAAAATCACCGAATAAAATATAAAGATTTCCCAACCCAACTGAAAAATATTATATACGAGGGACGGAAGGAGGCATATAGTTACAATATTGAAGAGCGACAGAGAAAGCGAGAGAGATGTCTTCCGGCGtccgggagagagagagggtgtttGTGGAGCACTGTAAGGGCGCGAATGGCCTTA belongs to Malus sylvestris chromosome 17, drMalSylv7.2, whole genome shotgun sequence and includes:
- the LOC126609886 gene encoding chitinase-like protein PB1E7.04c, with protein sequence MYLQKFNAPVAYLLLSFLFVFFSSSSAYNITDVLSKYPDFSIFNDYLTKTEVSNQINEHRIMTVLVVNNAAMSSLAGKSMDVINKVIRIHVFLESYTLNKFKSLPTSQTTQVTTLFESPDQQRYLNITNGGSVSIVSAAGSEKVEVVRDISPDDIYRISVVQVSNLIMPSSLSSSPSPSAFSPTSTPHPSSPSPAPSPSSSSSPSTTSPSPSSSMFNITQILNKYPEFSIFNDYLTRTQVCNQINERRTLTILVPNNEAMYSLVGQPMDMIRKVLNTQVVLDYYTISKFHNLPVSQSTRIITLLEASDKPSGQQGFVNVTNGDTISIVSAAGSDQATVVRDIASDENYYISVVQISKIIMPSGLNSPSSSPSPSVPSPSPSVPSPSSSVPSPSPSSPLSSPTSSTLNITKILNDYPDFNQFNSYLTDTQVCDQINVRRSITVFVVNNAAMSYLVGKSNQVKKMLLSLHVVTDYYTFDKFKSFPNSQTTQLTTLLQDTFQSIGFEGLLNATNGDTVSIVSAAGSEKAKVVKDIFTENLKLSVVQISNLIIPSDSNSSPSSLVPSSSPFPSPSIPSPSPSSHSPSTSTPFPSPHPLPPSGHFDITKILSDNPDFSLFSTYLTQTQVANQVNERKTMTVFVVNNDAMASLINKPMEIKKKVLSLHVIMDYYTVQSFHNLPASLTIRIKTLLQVIDRPSGLQGLVNVTNGDTITIVSTAGSDQAVVVRDVAIDEHSYISVVQISNIIFPSSFIASTPSPSSTPGKARSAAPVQAPSGSPAPEAPKHGEAPSPSNVAPPNAPKQGEGPPSSNAAPPNAPKQGETSSPLNATSPVEPKQGETPPASNATAPGAPKQRETIPSLNATAPETLNQGEAPSINAPASNVPPSSDVAPSSESTLQGTTTAAPAPSGSPARFSVDCVLFITTILVTIYSLTCIRLT